The Haloplanus salinarum genome includes a region encoding these proteins:
- the dpsA gene encoding DNA starvation/stationary phase protection protein DpsA gives MMTEPTAADRTVLQTADEHEANPLGIDEKAAAELVVALNDSLATLQILARQIQKHHWNVEGPEFLGIHEFLGESYENIEEATDELAERITALGGVPVAGPEAATERSLVAFEGETVYDIRSSLEADLAAYETLATTLREDALLAQQLGDLGTADLLQGILSEVEDDAHHIDHFLEDDTLQRQI, from the coding sequence ATGATGACGGAACCCACTGCCGCCGATCGTACCGTACTACAGACTGCCGACGAACACGAAGCGAACCCGCTCGGGATCGACGAGAAAGCGGCTGCGGAACTCGTCGTGGCACTCAATGACTCCCTCGCCACCCTGCAGATCCTTGCCCGGCAGATTCAAAAGCACCACTGGAACGTTGAGGGCCCGGAGTTTCTCGGTATTCACGAATTTCTGGGCGAGAGCTACGAGAACATAGAGGAGGCCACCGACGAACTCGCCGAGCGCATAACCGCACTCGGAGGCGTTCCCGTGGCGGGCCCGGAAGCAGCCACCGAGCGTAGCCTCGTTGCCTTCGAGGGTGAGACGGTGTACGACATTCGATCGTCGCTTGAGGCCGATCTCGCTGCCTACGAGACACTGGCGACGACACTCCGTGAGGACGCATTGCTTGCCCAGCAACTGGGCGATCTGGGAACAGCCGATCTCTTACAGGGGATCCTCTCCGAAGTCGAAGACGACGCCCACCACATCGACCACTTCCTCGAGGACGACACGCTCCAGCGACAGATCTGA
- a CDS encoding DEAD/DEAH box helicase, producing the protein MRIEFDDGTLLLRGVPENVPHAEWDDRVDEHRTQAYRYRALLEWAGTWTGSDDQATLRDGFGAACEDAARAYPDLELTPALHIEPRDYQQAALDAWIDHGRRGSVVLPTGSGKTFLGLQAIADAGVSTLVVTPTIDLMNQWHATLTNAFGDQLTEPVGVLGGGSHDVTAITVTTYDSAYRYVNEYGDQFGLLVVDEEHHLPAPTYRQIPEMTIAPYRLGLTATYERPDGKHELLEDLIGPVVYREDVDELAGEYLSEYETIHMSVELTPDERQQYDEEYQIYRDYVDSHEFDLWKEEGYAEFLKRTSYDPQGRRALIAKQRAERIARTAEKKLDTLDNLIKRHHDDRAIIFTANNDFAYDISQEFIVPCITHQTKTDERTEILERFRTGEYSMLVTSQVLDEGIDVPAANVGIILSGSASKRQYAQRLGRILRPTDDRQPARLYEIITEDTMETYVSQRRREGVTTNADG; encoded by the coding sequence ATGCGGATCGAATTCGACGACGGAACCCTCCTACTCCGTGGCGTGCCCGAGAATGTGCCCCATGCGGAGTGGGACGACCGCGTCGACGAGCATCGCACACAGGCATATCGATATCGAGCCCTCCTCGAATGGGCCGGCACATGGACGGGCAGCGACGACCAAGCCACGCTCCGCGATGGATTCGGTGCAGCCTGCGAGGATGCTGCCCGGGCCTACCCCGATCTCGAACTCACGCCAGCGCTCCACATCGAACCGCGTGACTACCAGCAGGCCGCCCTCGACGCCTGGATCGACCACGGGCGGCGAGGGAGCGTCGTCCTCCCAACGGGGAGCGGGAAGACGTTTCTCGGGCTACAGGCCATCGCCGACGCCGGCGTGAGCACGCTCGTCGTGACGCCGACGATCGATCTGATGAATCAGTGGCACGCCACGCTCACCAACGCCTTCGGCGACCAACTTACAGAGCCGGTCGGCGTCCTCGGTGGCGGCAGCCACGACGTCACCGCGATCACGGTCACCACCTACGACAGCGCCTACCGCTACGTCAACGAGTACGGCGATCAGTTCGGCCTGCTCGTCGTCGACGAGGAACACCACCTGCCAGCTCCGACCTACCGGCAGATTCCCGAGATGACGATCGCGCCGTATCGCCTTGGGTTGACCGCAACCTACGAGCGGCCCGACGGCAAACACGAACTGCTCGAGGACCTCATCGGGCCGGTCGTCTACCGCGAGGATGTCGACGAGCTCGCCGGCGAATACCTCAGCGAATACGAGACGATCCACATGTCGGTCGAGCTCACACCCGACGAGCGCCAACAGTACGACGAGGAGTACCAGATCTATCGCGACTACGTCGACAGTCACGAGTTCGACCTCTGGAAGGAGGAGGGTTATGCGGAGTTTCTCAAACGCACGTCCTACGACCCGCAAGGCCGGCGGGCACTTATCGCCAAGCAACGGGCCGAACGAATCGCCCGCACCGCCGAGAAGAAACTCGACACGCTCGACAATCTCATCAAGCGCCATCACGACGACCGCGCCATCATTTTCACCGCCAACAACGACTTTGCCTACGACATCTCCCAGGAGTTCATCGTCCCATGCATCACCCACCAAACGAAGACCGACGAACGCACCGAGATCCTCGAGCGGTTCCGCACGGGCGAATACTCGATGCTCGTGACGTCCCAAGTCCTCGACGAAGGCATCGACGTCCCGGCGGCAAACGTTGGTATCATCCTTTCCGGGAGCGCCTCGAAACGCCAGTACGCTCAACGGCTCGGGCGCATCCTGCGGCCCACTGACGACCGCCAGCCCGCCCGTCTCTACGAAATCATCACCGAGGATACGATGGAAACGTACGTCTCCCAGCGACGCCGGGAGGGGGTGACAACTAATGCTGACGGCTGA
- a CDS encoding DUF790 family protein, translating into MLTADLARSRTTDEMTTPLFIDPDEERYRKTARELLQLFEAHLGEPKGDLEDAIDELTVADTDYKIVQGLAKLLKDESEFEVVASVEPREIRQQLFEKANERYPIVRQPTLGEDTQKLEVYSAVADDLGLSLEECYRGMYADLEDNKRLVRIGTRTADRYASDDDASTSTTNLTGSSDAEYEHTDLTVDWLLTRYNLALAQAVLYDATEMRIRVWDHFGTVFSYVKLFGLMHRIYPIDVDGERVPSTDQAAGYEAVLDGPASLFSQSQKYGIRMANFLPALPLCDRWEMTATILVDETSGETRQFMLDHTEGLDSHYSAGNRFDSDVERTLANKWERANTEWELVREDDVFDLGAEVMIPDFAIEHPDGRRAIFEIVGFWTPEYLNEKLAKIRGADLDHLLVAVSERLECSADDFEEASDRVLWFKSGIHVYDVVELAEAHAIDGRAPDQQH; encoded by the coding sequence ATGCTGACGGCTGACCTCGCACGCTCGCGCACGACTGACGAGATGACTACGCCGCTGTTCATCGATCCCGACGAGGAGCGCTACCGAAAGACTGCTCGGGAATTGCTCCAGTTGTTCGAGGCCCATCTCGGCGAACCGAAAGGCGATCTTGAGGACGCGATTGACGAGTTGACTGTCGCGGATACCGACTACAAGATCGTTCAGGGTCTTGCGAAGCTCCTCAAAGACGAGTCCGAATTCGAGGTCGTGGCCTCAGTCGAACCGCGCGAGATCCGCCAGCAACTCTTCGAGAAAGCTAACGAGCGCTATCCGATCGTCCGCCAGCCCACCCTCGGCGAGGACACACAGAAACTGGAGGTGTACAGCGCGGTCGCCGACGACCTCGGACTGTCGCTCGAAGAGTGTTATCGCGGGATGTACGCCGATCTCGAGGACAACAAGCGACTCGTCCGAATCGGGACGCGGACGGCCGACCGGTACGCCAGTGATGATGATGCATCGACGTCGACGACCAACTTGACCGGCAGCAGCGACGCGGAGTACGAACACACGGATCTCACCGTGGACTGGCTGTTAACTCGCTACAATCTCGCGCTGGCCCAAGCGGTGCTCTACGATGCGACGGAAATGCGAATTCGCGTCTGGGACCACTTCGGGACGGTGTTCAGCTATGTCAAACTATTCGGGTTGATGCACCGGATCTATCCGATCGACGTAGACGGTGAACGCGTCCCGAGTACCGACCAGGCCGCCGGCTACGAGGCCGTGCTGGACGGGCCGGCGTCGCTGTTCTCCCAATCACAAAAATACGGGATCCGCATGGCGAACTTCCTGCCGGCGTTACCGCTCTGTGACCGGTGGGAGATGACTGCGACGATTCTTGTCGACGAAACCTCCGGTGAGACACGTCAGTTCATGCTCGACCATACCGAGGGCCTCGATTCCCATTACAGCGCTGGCAACCGCTTCGATAGCGACGTCGAGCGGACGCTCGCCAACAAGTGGGAGCGAGCGAATACGGAGTGGGAACTTGTCAGAGAAGACGATGTCTTCGATCTCGGTGCCGAAGTGATGATCCCCGACTTCGCGATCGAACATCCGGACGGAAGACGAGCAATCTTCGAAATCGTGGGCTTCTGGACACCCGAGTACCTCAACGAGAAGCTGGCGAAAATTCGAGGGGCCGATCTCGACCACTTGCTTGTCGCAGTGTCGGAGCGGTTAGAGTGCTCAGCGGACGACTTTGAGGAGGCGAGTGACCGCGTTCTCTGGTTCAAATCAGGGATTCACGTCTACGATGTGGTGGAGTTGGCAGAGGCGCACGCTATCGACGGACGCGCCCCTGATCAGCAACACTGA
- a CDS encoding DUF5694 domain-containing protein → MLLGSTHLAQSPGDTQNAYATDPGDILGEKRQRELETLTHRLADWEPDRIAVEERVSQQSVIDAAYAAYRDDPDTLTAVSGWERDRSNETVQIGFRLADKLGHDSVAAVDYFQSPAALLTDEEKQQLPDSLRAVLVDPDTVEYPLPDAAESNAEKQQRLDEGSLVEFYQWLNTPGVGAAMWNNDMNFYATAFENSEPGDYTAVKLMTAWTQRNLRIASNIWNVPAKDDERVLVVYGASHVPQLGQILTGAPMMAPVSPLPYLTD, encoded by the coding sequence ATGCTCCTCGGCTCAACGCATCTCGCACAGTCTCCTGGAGACACACAGAACGCATATGCCACCGATCCAGGGGACATTCTGGGTGAAAAGCGGCAGCGCGAACTCGAAACACTGACCCACCGGCTTGCAGACTGGGAGCCCGACCGGATCGCCGTTGAGGAACGGGTCTCACAGCAGTCGGTCATCGATGCTGCATACGCAGCCTACCGTGACGACCCCGACACGCTGACCGCTGTCTCCGGGTGGGAGCGGGACAGAAGCAACGAAACCGTTCAGATCGGGTTCCGACTCGCTGACAAGCTCGGACACGACTCCGTTGCCGCTGTTGACTACTTCCAAAGTCCTGCAGCACTACTGACTGATGAGGAAAAGCAGCAGTTGCCGGATTCGCTGCGAGCCGTGCTCGTTGATCCTGATACCGTCGAATATCCGCTTCCGGACGCAGCCGAAAGTAACGCGGAGAAACAGCAGCGGCTTGATGAAGGTTCGCTGGTGGAGTTCTATCAGTGGTTGAACACGCCTGGCGTGGGAGCAGCTATGTGGAATAACGATATGAACTTCTATGCAACGGCGTTTGAAAACAGCGAGCCGGGAGACTACACGGCTGTGAAACTGATGACGGCGTGGACACAACGAAACCTGCGTATTGCATCGAACATTTGGAACGTGCCTGCGAAGGATGACGAACGGGTGCTAGTCGTCTACGGCGCATCACACGTGCCGCAACTGGGACAGATACTGACCGGCGCACCAATGATGGCACCGGTCAGTCCGCTGCCGTATCTTACCGACTGA
- a CDS encoding potassium channel family protein — MVIAGGGRVGFRVAEFFKQRGHRVTVIEQDPDRAHEQDSDDIEIVIDDATHPSVLSNVITEETTVIGALTDSDSTNLAVCLAAKTFQPDIRTVARITNADDEEFEQLVDEVVFPERASVKTAVNALSGSDVRTFEDVTGKMEVFDIRVAPESPIAGQLLDDADLPEGSLVISGAGKERTATSETRLEAGERYIIAADPAAADSVISAFRGE; from the coding sequence ATGGTGATCGCTGGCGGCGGACGCGTCGGATTCCGGGTCGCAGAGTTCTTCAAACAACGTGGACACAGGGTGACAGTTATCGAGCAAGATCCGGACCGAGCGCACGAGCAGGACTCGGACGATATTGAAATCGTGATAGACGACGCGACACATCCGTCCGTGTTATCAAACGTTATCACGGAGGAGACGACCGTCATCGGTGCGCTAACAGACAGTGACAGCACCAATCTCGCGGTCTGCCTAGCTGCGAAAACGTTCCAGCCGGACATCCGAACGGTCGCACGTATCACCAATGCCGACGACGAGGAGTTCGAACAACTCGTCGACGAAGTCGTGTTCCCGGAGCGTGCAAGCGTCAAAACCGCAGTGAACGCACTCAGCGGGAGCGACGTGCGAACGTTCGAGGACGTCACCGGTAAGATGGAGGTGTTCGACATCCGCGTCGCCCCCGAGTCGCCGATCGCAGGACAGCTTCTCGACGACGCTGACCTTCCGGAGGGGAGCCTCGTGATTTCCGGGGCGGGGAAAGAGCGGACAGCTACCTCCGAAACGCGACTGGAAGCCGGCGAACGGTATATTATCGCAGCCGATCCTGCTGCCGCAGATAGCGTTATCTCGGCGTTCCGTGGGGAATGA
- a CDS encoding calcium-binding protein, which yields MAYTQDEQAMGWHIYLEETMDVPFEARCIEEQDVSPLDEGETVRVVGKPSSEPSLRQQFVTIEWMDREFGVPLSQLEPVEASDDTEQAVSDWHYSGSRRKPTASAVG from the coding sequence ATGGCCTACACCCAGGACGAGCAGGCGATGGGGTGGCACATCTATCTGGAGGAGACGATGGACGTTCCCTTCGAGGCACGCTGTATCGAAGAGCAGGACGTATCACCGCTTGATGAAGGGGAGACGGTTCGTGTGGTCGGCAAACCGTCATCGGAGCCGTCGCTCCGCCAGCAGTTCGTGACCATCGAGTGGATGGACCGGGAGTTCGGTGTCCCACTGAGCCAACTGGAGCCGGTTGAAGCCAGTGATGACACCGAGCAGGCCGTTTCAGACTGGCATTACAGCGGTTCAAGGAGAAAGCCCACGGCTTCAGCCGTGGGATGA
- a CDS encoding RNA-guided endonuclease InsQ/TnpB family protein yields MLETTRTYVAKITNHQQVRDDLDACGFAASKLWNVGRYYIQGRWDDDGEIPDEKELKSELKDHERYSDLHSQSSQRVLEELAEAFTGWYNSDDGNNPPGYRKRGDRHPRSTVTWKQKGIKHDDKHGQVRLSKGWNLKDGRSDFILVEYETRPDVTVENIQQARAVWNGDRWELHLVCETAIPVEDAPGDKTAGIDLGISNYLAIDYEGGPSELYPGNRLKEDKHYFTREEYQTEGENGPSKRARRARRKLSRRKDHFLHTLSKHIVQRCVEEGIGTIAVGDLSDIREGDDGNSRDWGQRGNKKLHGWEFDRFTRLLEYKAEAHGILVDRVDEENTSKTCSCCGQIRDANRVERGLYVCESCETTMNADVNGAVNIRRKITQTPPTGDMSNGCLAQPGVYLFDTTTGAFHPQGQVNCKP; encoded by the coding sequence ATGCTGGAGACGACCCGCACCTACGTTGCGAAAATCACGAACCACCAGCAGGTTCGTGACGACCTTGACGCCTGTGGGTTTGCAGCATCAAAACTGTGGAACGTCGGACGCTACTACATCCAAGGTCGGTGGGACGACGACGGTGAGATCCCTGACGAGAAGGAATTAAAATCGGAGTTGAAAGACCACGAACGCTACAGTGACCTACATTCGCAGTCAAGTCAGCGAGTTCTTGAGGAGCTTGCTGAGGCGTTCACCGGCTGGTACAACTCCGACGACGGTAACAACCCGCCGGGCTACCGGAAACGTGGCGACCGACACCCACGTTCGACCGTGACGTGGAAGCAGAAAGGCATCAAACACGACGACAAACACGGGCAGGTTCGCCTCTCGAAAGGCTGGAACCTCAAAGACGGGCGCTCAGACTTCATCCTTGTGGAATACGAGACGCGACCGGATGTGACCGTTGAGAACATCCAGCAGGCGAGAGCGGTCTGGAATGGCGACCGATGGGAATTGCATCTCGTCTGTGAGACAGCAATTCCCGTTGAAGACGCACCCGGCGACAAGACTGCTGGAATCGACCTCGGCATCAGCAACTACCTCGCCATCGACTACGAGGGCGGTCCAAGCGAGTTGTATCCCGGCAACCGACTCAAAGAGGACAAGCACTACTTCACCCGCGAAGAATACCAGACAGAGGGTGAGAACGGCCCATCAAAACGGGCGCGTCGTGCCCGGCGGAAACTCTCACGTCGGAAAGACCACTTCCTGCATACGCTCTCAAAACACATCGTCCAGCGGTGTGTCGAAGAAGGGATCGGGACGATAGCTGTGGGCGACCTGAGCGATATTCGAGAGGGCGACGACGGCAACTCACGAGACTGGGGCCAGCGTGGTAACAAGAAGCTTCACGGATGGGAGTTCGACCGTTTCACCCGCTTACTGGAATACAAAGCCGAGGCACACGGAATACTGGTTGACCGTGTGGACGAAGAAAACACCTCGAAAACCTGTTCCTGTTGCGGGCAGATTCGAGATGCCAACCGCGTCGAGCGTGGCCTGTACGTCTGTGAGTCGTGTGAGACGACGATGAACGCAGACGTGAACGGAGCGGTGAATATCCGCCGAAAGATAACTCAAACTCCCCCAACCGGGGATATGAGTAACGGCTGCTTGGCACAGCCCGGAGTCTACCTGTTCGATACAACCACGGGTGCATTCCACCCACAAGGACAGGTAAACTGCAAACCCTAA
- a CDS encoding DUF499 domain-containing protein, whose translation MSSTDYPSLFEACTPRGDVLDGTLQEDQFAASLATVAHSPDDSAPVYRSATQFFDMTYPTDGLRTLLSNLTGRFLAADGYDSGGYSSSILCLDTRFGGGKTHDLIASYHLANHPTDIGDLSRHLVEGEDDLGAAYLDAVDQGLDVDTSVFVGGHVDARNARSDRSDPNAPNTRTMWGEIAYQLYGLDGYEYIKEYDQDRNAPGGNTLKGLFELGDGPALILIDEIAAYLEAASAVEVGNATLASQTLSFVLSLLETASEVDKVTVVYSIADTAFEEEAEEVRTLIEGQGEYPRLPVRDECSDRSGRNRGLNRRGMKPTR comes from the coding sequence ATGAGTAGCACAGACTATCCGAGTCTGTTTGAGGCGTGTACTCCTCGGGGAGATGTCCTCGACGGGACGCTACAGGAGGATCAGTTCGCAGCTAGCTTGGCAACTGTCGCTCATTCGCCGGATGACTCCGCACCGGTCTATCGGAGTGCGACGCAGTTCTTCGATATGACGTACCCGACCGACGGGCTGCGAACGCTCCTGAGTAATCTCACGGGACGGTTCCTCGCCGCTGACGGATACGACAGCGGCGGTTACTCCAGCAGTATTCTGTGTCTGGACACCCGCTTCGGTGGGGGCAAGACGCACGACCTCATCGCCTCGTACCATCTCGCGAATCATCCGACTGATATTGGCGATCTCAGTCGCCATCTCGTAGAGGGTGAGGACGACCTCGGTGCTGCCTACCTAGATGCGGTAGATCAGGGTCTTGATGTCGACACCTCCGTCTTCGTCGGAGGACACGTCGACGCCCGAAATGCCCGGAGCGATCGGTCAGACCCGAACGCCCCGAACACGCGGACGATGTGGGGCGAAATCGCCTACCAGCTATACGGCCTCGATGGCTACGAATATATCAAAGAGTACGACCAGGACCGGAACGCACCTGGCGGAAATACGCTGAAGGGGCTGTTCGAGCTTGGTGATGGTCCTGCCCTCATCCTCATCGACGAGATTGCAGCCTACCTCGAGGCGGCGTCCGCGGTCGAAGTCGGAAACGCGACGTTAGCCAGTCAGACCCTGAGCTTCGTTCTCTCACTCCTCGAAACCGCGTCAGAGGTCGACAAGGTCACGGTCGTATACAGTATCGCAGACACTGCTTTCGAGGAAGAAGCTGAGGAAGTCCGTACCCTTATAGAAGGTCAAGGCGAATACCCCCGCCTTCCTGTGAGGGACGAGTGTTCCGACCGCTCAGGTCGGAACCGAGGACTGAACAGGCGGGGGATGAAGCCGACACGGTGA
- a CDS encoding helix-turn-helix domain-containing protein — protein MREFVFTLSYERGVDTLVDAFIDHPDVKALSTTCVATAEHMWRVDNLLGPESALDRIEELFVDESRCNECHAVSCDTERSYEVLDRAPTYRVLYTHRREIRGCHSIPYLTVEHVGSGVLFETERTGHTYEWTVLMPDDTGVGGLYDAVNAELRDGVTLNLEHVRGHQGWRAETLTATELSHDQRNAIKAAVAHGYYETPRECTITELSERLDVARSTLQYRLQRAESQLFAAVVDEMP, from the coding sequence ATGCGGGAGTTCGTCTTCACGTTGTCGTATGAACGCGGTGTGGACACGCTGGTGGACGCGTTCATCGACCATCCGGATGTGAAGGCACTGTCGACGACATGTGTGGCGACAGCCGAACACATGTGGCGCGTCGACAACCTGTTGGGCCCTGAAAGCGCCCTCGACCGCATCGAGGAACTCTTCGTCGATGAAAGTCGGTGTAACGAGTGTCACGCAGTCAGCTGCGACACCGAACGCAGCTACGAGGTGTTGGACCGGGCACCGACGTACAGAGTCCTGTACACCCATCGCCGTGAGATCCGTGGCTGTCACTCCATTCCATACCTGACTGTCGAACACGTCGGTTCGGGTGTACTCTTCGAAACCGAGCGAACCGGACACACCTACGAGTGGACCGTGCTAATGCCGGACGATACCGGCGTTGGAGGGCTCTATGACGCGGTCAACGCGGAACTCCGTGACGGCGTCACGCTCAATCTTGAGCATGTCAGAGGCCATCAAGGGTGGCGAGCCGAGACACTCACAGCGACCGAACTCTCACACGATCAGCGGAACGCGATCAAAGCAGCTGTTGCACACGGCTACTATGAGACCCCGCGGGAATGTACGATCACTGAGCTTAGCGAGCGCCTGGACGTTGCGCGGTCAACGCTGCAGTACCGGCTCCAACGGGCCGAATCGCAACTATTCGCCGCGGTTGTCGATGAGATGCCCTGA
- a CDS encoding plasmid pRiA4b ORF-3 family protein, which produces MTVEPHDFSRGRMSVARPITSAASMQNNSTNMATYRFRVKYEHDPRSLWRDIIVGADRTLDEFQSVLNSAVGLNQDHLWFFGTDQDYWDSDVQYKRPGEIEQSPDGMLRGGEEYDAGETTVGQMARQLDLDERDRICYLFDYGDEWRFYAILKEINEGETSDTEPEVVKEKGEPVEQYPPPGEGW; this is translated from the coding sequence GTGACCGTGGAACCCCACGACTTCAGTCGTGGGAGGATGTCAGTGGCTCGACCGATAACATCAGCAGCGTCGATGCAAAATAACTCCACAAACATGGCGACCTACCGTTTCCGCGTCAAGTACGAGCACGATCCCCGGTCGCTGTGGCGGGACATCATCGTCGGGGCGGACCGAACCCTGGACGAGTTCCAGTCGGTGCTCAACAGCGCGGTCGGACTGAACCAAGACCACCTCTGGTTCTTCGGAACTGACCAGGACTACTGGGACAGCGACGTCCAGTACAAGCGCCCTGGAGAGATCGAACAATCCCCAGACGGAATGTTGCGCGGTGGCGAGGAGTATGACGCGGGCGAGACGACAGTCGGTCAGATGGCCCGTCAGTTGGACTTGGACGAACGCGACCGGATTTGCTACCTCTTCGACTACGGTGACGAATGGCGCTTCTATGCCATCCTCAAGGAGATCAACGAGGGCGAAACCAGCGATACAGAGCCAGAAGTCGTGAAAGAGAAGGGCGAGCCTGTCGAGCAGTATCCGCCACCCGGCGAAGGCTGGTAG
- a CDS encoding DUF3592 domain-containing protein has translation MSKLSLISIILGIVLLGVAGYMAYSQQQSLSSGVQIEATVESKEVTMDSSKSGDKYTPHVTYSYTHNGTQYTSDNINPGVGTKASDTRTAAEDRIDQYNVGETTTAYVVQGSPSKSYLKKKSSPLPLIPGILGLFLIGRPVYKSVAS, from the coding sequence ATGTCGAAGTTGTCTCTGATAAGTATAATACTGGGGATTGTGCTGCTCGGAGTTGCCGGATATATGGCATACTCTCAGCAACAAAGCCTCTCGTCCGGGGTGCAGATTGAAGCCACGGTAGAGAGCAAAGAAGTCACTATGGATTCCTCAAAAAGCGGGGATAAGTACACGCCCCACGTCACTTACAGCTACACGCACAACGGAACCCAATACACTTCCGACAACATCAACCCGGGAGTAGGAACAAAAGCGTCCGACACAAGGACTGCCGCGGAAGACAGAATTGACCAGTACAATGTCGGGGAGACAACCACGGCCTATGTCGTGCAAGGCTCACCCTCGAAATCGTATCTTAAGAAAAAGAGTAGCCCTCTACCACTTATACCCGGCATCTTAGGCCTATTCCTGATCGGAAGACCAGTCTACAAATCCGTCGCTTCTTAA
- a CDS encoding DUF5518 domain-containing protein, translating to MSGLSLCVRNRLLRWKYGLIGGGVALPCTAVSYWQTGSEVSVAAVVFGGILTGYLLTRSDSETTRAGIQVGIVGGLPILWAVFHTYVAVAGFTQPEWVTLGQGMFLTVFTVAGFGIAAVVGEIGVRIGTWLADTVEGRRNHGHSN from the coding sequence ATGTCGGGTCTCAGTCTCTGTGTTCGGAATAGATTACTGCGATGGAAATACGGGCTTATCGGTGGGGGAGTGGCTCTTCCGTGTACTGCGGTCAGTTATTGGCAGACCGGGTCCGAAGTCTCGGTGGCGGCAGTAGTGTTCGGCGGGATCCTGACCGGGTACTTACTCACCCGGTCGGACAGTGAAACAACTCGTGCAGGGATCCAGGTTGGAATCGTTGGTGGACTCCCGATTCTCTGGGCCGTATTCCACACATATGTCGCCGTAGCAGGGTTCACTCAACCGGAGTGGGTCACACTCGGACAGGGCATGTTCCTGACCGTATTTACCGTCGCCGGGTTTGGGATCGCCGCGGTTGTTGGCGAGATCGGCGTCCGGATCGGGACGTGGCTGGCGGACACCGTTGAGGGTCGCCGCAACCACGGACACAGTAACTGA